The genomic interval GCGGTCGCGGTGCAGGGCGGCCTCCTGTCCTTCTCCGGCTCCTGCGCCGACTCGGCCGTACGGCTGAAGGTGGTCGCATCCCCCGATGCCGCCCCCGCCGTACGCGCGGCCGCCCAGTACGCCCGCGACGAGGAGGTCACCTCCGACGGGCGGTGCCTCGACGTGGCCGTCGTCGCCCGCGACGCGTACAAGGTCGCCGACGCCGTCACCGCCGGTACGGCCGAGCCCGACTACCAGGTGTGGATTCCGGATTCCGATCTGTGGGTCCAGCGCGCAGAGAGCTCCGGCGACGGATCACCCCTCACGTCGGTCGGCAATGTCGCCTCGTCGCCGGTCGCCCTGGCCATGGTTCCGTCGGCGGCCAAGTCGCTGGGCTGGCCGAGGAAGACGTACACCTGGGCCGAGATGTCGGCCGCCGCGACCGAGAAGGACACCTTGCGCCTCGGAGCGGCGGACCCCGCCCGCAGCGCCACCGGTCTCCTCGCGCTCACCAGCATCGGCCGGTCGGCGCACAAGAAGTCCCCGGAGGGCGATACGAAGGTCGCGGCCACCGCCAAACTGCTCTCGCAGCGCATATCGGACACCGACGCCCAGGTTCTCCAGACACTGGCCCAGGACGACTCCGGTACGGAGAAGGGCAACCCCCGCCGCAACCAGGCCGTACTCCTCTCGGAGCAGGCGGCCTTCGCGCACAACACCGCCGGCGGCAGCCCCGGCCTCGAACTCTTCTACCCGAAGGACGGAGCGCCGCAGCTCGACTACCCGTACACGCTGGTCAATGAGCCCGAGCTGTCCACCGACCAGAGCCGGGCGGCTCTGCGTTTCATGACCCTGCTGGGCGAGCCGGAGAGCCGCAAGTTCCTCGTCGACCGAGGCTTCCGTATGCCCGACAAGCCCGTGTCCGAAGGCGTTGTACGGGTGGCGGGCGGCCGCGCGCCCCAGCCGTACGCCCTGGCCACGACCGAGCCGCCGTCCCAGAAGGACATCGAGGAAACGCTCGGCATGTGGACCATCACCGTGCAGAGCGCCCGGCTGACGACGGTGGTCGACGCCTCGGGTTCGATGGCCACGGCCGTGCCCGGTCGCGGCAGCCAGTCGCGCATGGATGTCACCAAGGCATCACTGCTCCAGGCCCTCTCCCAGTTCACGCCCGAGGACGAGATCGGTCTGTGGGACTTCGCCACGAACCTCGACGGTGACCGCGACTACCGCAAGAAGGTTCCGACCACCCGGCTCGGCGACCCCGCGTCCGGCGGCGGCACTCACCGCGACAAGATCTCGGCGGCCTTCTCCGCGCTGGCCCCTGTGCCGGGCGGTGCGACGGGCCTGTACGACACCACTCTGGCCGCGTACAAGGACGCCAAGGCCAACTACGCGAGCGGCAAGTTCAACGCCGTCGTCATCCTCACCGACGGCTCGAACCAGGACGCGGTCAGCATCTCGCGCAGCGCCCTGATCGCCGAACTGAAGCGGATCGCGGACCCGCAGCGGCCGGTCCCACTGATCGCCATCGCGGTGGGCCCCGACGCCGACAGGGAGGAGATCGAACAGATCGCCACCGTGACGGGCGGTGGCGGTTACCAGGTCAGTGACCCGGCCGAGATCCACGCCGTAATCCTCAAGGCGATCATGGAGGCGGGCCAGGGCGGCTGAGCGCCGCGTCCGCCGCGATCACCCCGATCCGCCGCCATCACCCGGCTTCTCACCCGGGAGCCGGGAACCCCACCGGCCAGGTGTGCACCGGCTCGCCCTCGTGCATCAGCTCGCTGTAGCGGCGGGTGGTGGCCGCCAGCGCCGCCTCGCGCTCCAGACCGGCGTCCAGGGCCCTGTGGTACGTGTCCACCTGCCAGGACGCCCCGTTGACGCGCCGCCTGCACCGCTGCTCGATGACCCCGAGGTAGAGGTCGCGGTCCGCGGGCTCGATACCCCAGGCGTCGAGCCCCGCCGCGGCCAGCGGGAGCAGTTCGTCCCGTACGAGCTTCACAGCCGGCACCCGCGTCGTGCCGCTCCCCCGGCCCGGCTTCGGCCAGACGATCTCGGCGTCGATGCCGTCGCGGCAGGCGGCGTCGAAGTTCGCGGCCGCGACCTCGAAGGGCAGCCGCGTCCACACGGGACGCGCGTCCTCGGCGAGGGCCCGGACCAGGCCGTAGTAGAAGGCGGCGTTGGCGACCACATCCGTCACCGTGGGCCCCGCCGGCAGCACCCTGTTCTCGACGCGCAGATGCGGTACGCCGTCGGCCAGCCCGTAAACGGGCCGATTCCAGCGGTAGACCGTACCGTTGTGCAGAACGAGTTCCTGCAGACGCGGTACCCCGCCGTCG from Streptomyces spiramyceticus carries:
- a CDS encoding substrate-binding domain-containing protein, coding for MGRHSLPDDAATDGTRSRPPVHRRTVAIATMLVLSVAAGTAVAVQGGLLSFSGSCADSAVRLKVVASPDAAPAVRAAAQYARDEEVTSDGRCLDVAVVARDAYKVADAVTAGTAEPDYQVWIPDSDLWVQRAESSGDGSPLTSVGNVASSPVALAMVPSAAKSLGWPRKTYTWAEMSAAATEKDTLRLGAADPARSATGLLALTSIGRSAHKKSPEGDTKVAATAKLLSQRISDTDAQVLQTLAQDDSGTEKGNPRRNQAVLLSEQAAFAHNTAGGSPGLELFYPKDGAPQLDYPYTLVNEPELSTDQSRAALRFMTLLGEPESRKFLVDRGFRMPDKPVSEGVVRVAGGRAPQPYALATTEPPSQKDIEETLGMWTITVQSARLTTVVDASGSMATAVPGRGSQSRMDVTKASLLQALSQFTPEDEIGLWDFATNLDGDRDYRKKVPTTRLGDPASGGGTHRDKISAAFSALAPVPGGATGLYDTTLAAYKDAKANYASGKFNAVVILTDGSNQDAVSISRSALIAELKRIADPQRPVPLIAIAVGPDADREEIEQIATVTGGGGYQVSDPAEIHAVILKAIMEAGQGG